GGGGCGGTGAAGGCGTCCGCGACGCACTCACCGAGAACGGTGACACCGCTGGGTGACTCGAGTCGAGCCATGGTGACGGTCTGCCTCTCTGGGAAAGCGCGCGGAGCTGCCGCGATCCGCGCGTGGGTTTCGGCCGGTGCCCGGCGGGCCGGGCGTACGTACGGGCGAAGGACACCGGGCGGTGGCCTGATACAGCCCATGTCTAGGCATTGACATGCGGTGCGAAACGCCCGTAACTTCCTCGCAACCTAGCACTAACGCGCGTTATTAAAGCGCGAAACTGGAGGCATTGTCACGCCTCCGCCGGCCGAAGGGGACGGGAAGTGGCCACGGTAGGGACAAGCCGTGTGGCCATGAGCGAGGTGCGGGTGCCTTGCTGACCACGGTCTCCTTCGTCCTCAGAAAGGGACACCGAACATGGACTATCGCCATCTGGGCGGCAGCGGCATGCTGGTCAGCGCCATCGCCTACGGGAACTGGGTCACCCACGGCTCGCAGGTCGACCAGGACGCGGCCACGGCCTGTGTACGCGCCGCTCTCGACGCCGGCATCACCACCTTCGACACCGCTGACGTGTACGCGGAGACCCGGGCGGAGGAGGCACTGGGCGCCGCCCTCAAGGGCGTGCGCCGTGAGGGTGTCGAGATCTGCACCAAGGTGTACTTCCCGACCGGGCCGGGGAAGAACGACCGCGGTCTGTCCCGCAAGCACATCATGGAGTCGATCAACGGCTCGCTGCGCCGCCTGGGCACGGACTACGTGGACCTGTACCAGGCTCACCGCTACGACTACGCCACTCCGCTCGAGGAGACGATGGAGGCCCTCGCCGATGTCGTCCACGCGGGCAAGGCGCACTACATCGGCGTCTCGGAGTGGAAGCCGCAGGAGATCAGGGCCGCGGCGCAGCTGGCGCGGGAACTGAAGATCCGCCTGGTGTCCAACCAGCCGCAGTACTCCCTGCTGTGGCGCGTGATCGAGCCGGAGATCGTCCCGCTCTGCCAGGAGCTGGGCATCGGACAGATCGTGTGGTCCCCGCTCGCCCAGGGTGTGCTGACGGGCAAGTACAAGCCGGGGCAGCAACCGCCGTCCGGTTCCCGCGCCACCGACACGAACGGCGGCAGCGACGCGGTGGCCGGATGGATGCGCGACGAGGTCCTGACCAGGGTCCAGGAGCTGGTTCCTCTTGCTGCTGAAGCAGGCATGTCCCTGACGACGCTGAGCCTGGCGTGGGTGCTGCGCAACACGAATGTCTCGGCGGCCATCGTCGGAGCGTCCCGGCCCGAGCAGGTCGTCGAGAACGCCAAGGCTGCGGACGTCACGCTGGACGACGAATTGGTCAGGCGCGTGGACAAGATCCTCGATCCGGTCGTCGAGCGGGACCCCGAGCGCATCGACGTGTTCGTCGAGCGGCCGTGAGCCCGCAGCCGCCGGGGACACGGCGGCGAGTCCACAGCCATGCCGTTGCCCTGCGGGCCGCCCTCCCGAGGCGTCACCCAGCCTCCAGCGACGGCACCGAGAAGGCGTCTCATTCCCATCCTTCTTCGTTACCCGGCGATGTATTGACATGGCGCATAAGGCGGCCGTAACTTCCCAGCAATGCAGTAGTAACGCGCGTTATTAAAGCGCGAAACCGGAGGGGTCTCGGCGCACCTCCACCGACCGAAGGGGACTGAAAGTGGCCACCAACAAGACGCAGCGCGTGACCATGAGCGATGTGGCTCGCCGCGCGGGTGTCTCGCGGACCACGGTCTCCTTCGTCCTCAACGACAAGCCCGGCGCAACCATCCCTGACGAGACCCGTCGGCGGATCCTGGAGGCGATCGACGAGCTCGGCTACCGGCCCAACGCCGGGGCGCGGGCGCTGGCCGCCAACCGCAGCGGCTGGTTCGGTCTGATCACCGAGATCGTGACCGGCCCCTTCGCGGCGGAGGTGATCACGGGCGCGCAGAGCCGCGCCTGGGGTGACCGGAGGTTCCTGCTGATCGCCGCGAGCGAGGGCGATCCCGTGCAGGAGGCCGCCGCGCTCGACCAGATGCTGGAGCACCGCGTGGAAGGGCTGCTGTACGCCACGACCTGGCACCGGGCCGTCAGCCTGCCGAAGGCCGCCCGCGAGGTGCCGACGGTGCTCGTCAACTGCTACGACGCGGAAGGGGAGCTGCCGTGCATCCTGCCCGACGAGGTGTCCGGCGGATACAAGGCGACCCGCCGGCTCCTGGACGCCGGTCACACCCGCATCGGGTTCATCAACCTCGATCCGGCGATCCCGGCCGCCATCGGCAGGCGCGAAGGGTACGAGCGTGCTCTGCGCGAGTCCGGGATCACCCCCGCCCCCTCCCTCGTCATCCCCGGCTGGGCCACCGCCGACGGCGCCTACACCGCCGCCTGCGAACTGCTGGACCGCCCGGCAGCCGACCGGCCGACCGCGCTGTTCTGCGGAAACGACCGGATGGCGATGGGCGCGTACGACGCGATCAAGGAACGTGGGCTGCGCATCCCGCACGACGTGGCCGTGGTGGGGTTCGACAACCAGGAACTCATCGCCGCCTATCTGCGGCCGAAGCTGACGACGCTCGCCCTGCCCTTCGAAGCCATGGGCACCAAGGGCGTCGACATGCTCGCCGCTCTCGCAGCGGGGCAGCCGCTCGACACCCACCGGGTGACGATCGACTGCCCGCTGCTCGAACGCTCGTCGGTCTGACTGCGAATCAGTCCGCCGAGGAATCCCATCCCGTCTTCGTCCTGTGTGTTGAAGAGAGGAAAAGAGTCTCCATTATGGCACCCTCCATCGCCCCGCGGCGGCTTCGGCCCGCCCTGAGAGCGGTCACCGCGACCGCCGCCGCAGCCCTGGTCCTGTCCGCCTGCACGGGTGGCTCGGGCGCCGCCGGCGCCGGTGACACCTCCGGCAACCAGCTGCTCACCATCCCGCGCGAGGATCTGGCGACGTTCACGCGCAACTTCAACCCGCTCTCCCCGCAGGCCGCCCCCATGACCCTCCAGGCGGTCTACGAGCCGCTGGCGGTACACAGCATGGCCGACGCCAAGGACACGCCGTGGCTGGCCACCAAGTGGGAGCAGGCCAAGGACGGCAAGTCCCTCACCTTCACGCTGCGCGACGGCGTGAAGTGGTCGGACGGCCAGGCGCTCACCGCCGACGACGTCGTCTACACCTTCGAGCTCCAGAAGAAGGTGCTCGGTGGCTTCGACTACCTCGACAAGGTCACCGCGGTCGACGCCCACACGGTGAAGTTCTCTTTCAACAAGGCGTTCTCAACCGCCTTCTACGAGATCAGCGGCCACTACATCCTGCCGAAGCACATCTGGTCCAAGGTGAAGGACCCGGCGAAGTTCACCAACCCGAACCCGGTCGGCACCGGCCCGTACACCAAGATCGAGAAGTTCCAGAGCCAGTCGTACGAGCTGCGCAAGAACCCCGACTACTGGCAGCCGGACAAGCAGCAGATCGCCGGCATCCAGATGCTCGCCTTCTCCGGCAACGACAGCGCCAACGTCGCCTTCACCAACGGCGAGGTGGACTGGACGCAGTCGTTCATCCCGGACATCGAGAAGTCCTTCGTCGCCAAGGACAAGAAGCACAACCACTACTGGTTCCCGGCCACCGGCGCCATGATCAACTGGCAGTTGAACACCACCAAGGCGCCGTTCAACGACCCGGCCGCGCGCAAGGCGCTCAGCATGGCGGTAGACCGCGACCAGATCACCAAGGTCGCGATGAACGGCTACGCCGAACCCGCCGACTGCACGGGCCTGGCCCACACCTACGACAAGTGGCGTGACACGTCGCTGGCCGCCTCCTGCACCTGGACGAAGTACGACACCGACGCGGCAGCCAAGGCCCTGGATGCGGCCGGCTATAAGGAGAGCGGCGGCAAGCGGAAGCTGAAGAACGGCAAGGACTTCACCCTCGACATCTCCGTCGGCTCCGCCTCCTCCGACTGGATCTCGGTCGCCAACATCATCAAGCAGGACCTCGCGAAGGTCGGCATCACCGCCACCGTGAAGACGCCCGACTGGTCGGCGGTCTCGTCCTCGTACAACACCGGCACCTTCGACACCGGCATCGTGTGGAGCAACAACGGCGCGACCCCGTACGAGTACTACCGCGGCGTGATGTCGACCAAGATGGTGCAGCCGGTCGGCAAGCAGGCCACGGAGGACTACCACCGCTTCGGCGACAAGAAGGCCGACAAGCTCATCGACGCCTTCGCCGCCGCCACGGACGAGAGGACGCAGCGCGAGCAGACGAACGGCCTGCAGGAGCTGTACAACAAGGACGCGCCCGTCGTCCCGCTGTTCACCGGCCCCGAGTGGGGCGCGTACACGGACGCCCGCTTCACCGGCTGGCCCACCGAAGAGAACCCGTACGCCACCCTCGGCAACCGCAACGGCAGCACGATCCTCGTGCTCACGTCGCTGAAGCCCGTCAAGAGCTGACGCACGGATCGGCGGCCGTCCTCCTCCCCGGACGGCCGCTCCCCACCGCACCCCCGCACCCCCTACGACAGGAGCACGACCCGTGCGTCTCATCCTGCGCAACCTGGGGTTCTATCTGCTCGCCTTCTGGGCCTCCCTCACCCTGAACTTCGTGCTCCCGCGCTTCATGCCGGGCGACCCGGTCTCCCGGATGTTCGCGCAGGCCCAGGGCACGATGCAGCCCGACCAGATAGCCCAGTTGCGGAAACTCTTCGGCCTCGACCACCGCCCCCTGTGGGAGCAGTACCTCAGCTACATCAAGAGCGTCTTCACCGGCGACCTCGGCATCTCCATCACCCGCTTCCCCACCCCGGTCACCGACGTGATCGGCTCGCAGATCGGCTGGACCCTGCTCCTCGGTGGCGTCGCGCTCGTCATCGCGGCCGTGCTCGGCAACCTGCTCGGCATCGTCGCCGCCTGGCGACGCGGCGGCGTCCTCGACTCCGCCTTCCCGCCCCTGCTGATCTTCGTCGGCTCGTTCCCCTACTTCTGGCTGGCCATGGGCGCGCTGTACCTGTTCGGGGTGAGCCTCGGCTGGTTCCCCATGCGGCACGCCTACGACGTCGGACTGACCCCCGGCTTCAACGGCGAATTCCTCTCCAACGTCGCCACCCACCTGGTGCTGCCCGCGCTGACCATCGTGCTGGTCTCCATCGGCGGCTGGATGCTCGGCATGCGCAACACCATGATCGCCACTGCGGCCGAGGACTACATCACCATGGCCGAGGCGAAGGGGCTCAGCCCCTCGCGGATCATGTTCCGCTACGCCGCCCGCAACGCGCTGCTCCCCTCCGTCACCAACTTCGGCATGGCGCTCGGCTTCGTCGTCGGCGGCGCGCTGCTCACCGAGGTCGTGTTCGCCTACCCCGGCATCGGCTACCAGCTGCTGATGGCCGTCCAGGGCCTGGACTACCCGCTGATGCAGGGCATCTTCCTGACGATCACGGCGGCGGTGCTGATCGCGAACTTCCTCGTCGACCTCGTCTACGTCCGCCTCGACCCGCGCGTCCGCGT
This portion of the Streptomyces mirabilis genome encodes:
- a CDS encoding aldo/keto reductase family protein, with amino-acid sequence MDYRHLGGSGMLVSAIAYGNWVTHGSQVDQDAATACVRAALDAGITTFDTADVYAETRAEEALGAALKGVRREGVEICTKVYFPTGPGKNDRGLSRKHIMESINGSLRRLGTDYVDLYQAHRYDYATPLEETMEALADVVHAGKAHYIGVSEWKPQEIRAAAQLARELKIRLVSNQPQYSLLWRVIEPEIVPLCQELGIGQIVWSPLAQGVLTGKYKPGQQPPSGSRATDTNGGSDAVAGWMRDEVLTRVQELVPLAAEAGMSLTTLSLAWVLRNTNVSAAIVGASRPEQVVENAKAADVTLDDELVRRVDKILDPVVERDPERIDVFVERP
- a CDS encoding LacI family DNA-binding transcriptional regulator, translating into MATNKTQRVTMSDVARRAGVSRTTVSFVLNDKPGATIPDETRRRILEAIDELGYRPNAGARALAANRSGWFGLITEIVTGPFAAEVITGAQSRAWGDRRFLLIAASEGDPVQEAAALDQMLEHRVEGLLYATTWHRAVSLPKAAREVPTVLVNCYDAEGELPCILPDEVSGGYKATRRLLDAGHTRIGFINLDPAIPAAIGRREGYERALRESGITPAPSLVIPGWATADGAYTAACELLDRPAADRPTALFCGNDRMAMGAYDAIKERGLRIPHDVAVVGFDNQELIAAYLRPKLTTLALPFEAMGTKGVDMLAALAAGQPLDTHRVTIDCPLLERSSV
- a CDS encoding ABC transporter substrate-binding protein; the protein is MAPSIAPRRLRPALRAVTATAAAALVLSACTGGSGAAGAGDTSGNQLLTIPREDLATFTRNFNPLSPQAAPMTLQAVYEPLAVHSMADAKDTPWLATKWEQAKDGKSLTFTLRDGVKWSDGQALTADDVVYTFELQKKVLGGFDYLDKVTAVDAHTVKFSFNKAFSTAFYEISGHYILPKHIWSKVKDPAKFTNPNPVGTGPYTKIEKFQSQSYELRKNPDYWQPDKQQIAGIQMLAFSGNDSANVAFTNGEVDWTQSFIPDIEKSFVAKDKKHNHYWFPATGAMINWQLNTTKAPFNDPAARKALSMAVDRDQITKVAMNGYAEPADCTGLAHTYDKWRDTSLAASCTWTKYDTDAAAKALDAAGYKESGGKRKLKNGKDFTLDISVGSASSDWISVANIIKQDLAKVGITATVKTPDWSAVSSSYNTGTFDTGIVWSNNGATPYEYYRGVMSTKMVQPVGKQATEDYHRFGDKKADKLIDAFAAATDERTQREQTNGLQELYNKDAPVVPLFTGPEWGAYTDARFTGWPTEENPYATLGNRNGSTILVLTSLKPVKS
- a CDS encoding ABC transporter permease codes for the protein MRLILRNLGFYLLAFWASLTLNFVLPRFMPGDPVSRMFAQAQGTMQPDQIAQLRKLFGLDHRPLWEQYLSYIKSVFTGDLGISITRFPTPVTDVIGSQIGWTLLLGGVALVIAAVLGNLLGIVAAWRRGGVLDSAFPPLLIFVGSFPYFWLAMGALYLFGVSLGWFPMRHAYDVGLTPGFNGEFLSNVATHLVLPALTIVLVSIGGWMLGMRNTMIATAAEDYITMAEAKGLSPSRIMFRYAARNALLPSVTNFGMALGFVVGGALLTEVVFAYPGIGYQLLMAVQGLDYPLMQGIFLTITAAVLIANFLVDLVYVRLDPRVRVR